In one Actinomyces trachealis genomic region, the following are encoded:
- a CDS encoding PP2C family protein-serine/threonine phosphatase produces MDRSIQPHLQVTWGAVTNTGLVREHNEDAFLAASPVFLVADGMGGHRYGAQASKLALSTFAPLVGQEFVSAAELDSALSEAAISVNTLGQDSVAPGSTLTGLVLSTQGQRPCLRVVNIGDSRTYQLSRGVLSQVTKDHSHVQELIDAGVISAEDARNRPDRSVITRALGAGSGPVVCADQVLLPACQGDRYLVCSDGLSGLVRDAALAAVLSEQVSPQDAAERLLVLALEAGGHDNITVVVVDVVEATPGWGAGSVDGSTIAHQRPDEDTVPREVVMDSLPKGQP; encoded by the coding sequence ATGGACCGATCCATCCAGCCACACCTACAGGTCACGTGGGGTGCGGTCACCAACACCGGCCTGGTGCGGGAGCACAATGAGGACGCCTTCCTGGCAGCCTCCCCGGTATTCCTTGTGGCCGATGGCATGGGCGGTCACCGCTACGGCGCCCAGGCATCCAAGCTAGCCCTGTCCACCTTTGCGCCCCTGGTGGGGCAGGAGTTTGTCTCCGCTGCCGAGCTGGACAGTGCCCTGTCTGAGGCCGCCATCTCCGTCAACACCCTGGGGCAGGACTCAGTGGCCCCTGGCTCCACCCTGACCGGCCTGGTCTTGTCCACACAGGGCCAGCGCCCCTGCCTGAGGGTGGTCAACATTGGGGATTCCCGCACCTACCAGCTCTCCCGGGGCGTCCTCTCACAGGTCACCAAGGACCATTCTCACGTGCAGGAGCTCATTGACGCGGGCGTAATTAGCGCAGAAGATGCCCGCAACCGCCCAGACCGCAGTGTCATCACCCGTGCCTTGGGTGCTGGCTCCGGACCGGTGGTCTGCGCGGACCAGGTGCTGCTGCCAGCCTGCCAGGGGGACCGCTATCTGGTGTGCTCGGATGGGCTCAGCGGCCTGGTGCGGGATGCCGCCCTGGCAGCGGTTCTCAGCGAGCAGGTGTCCCCGCAGGACGCGGCTGAGAGGCTGTTGGTGCTGGCGCTTGAGGCTGGCGGGCATGACAACATCACTGTGGTTGTCGTAGACGTCGTTGAGGCAACACCCGGCTGGGGTGCCGGGAGCGTGGATGGGAGCACCATTGCTCACCAACGCCCTGACGAGGACACTGTGCCTCGTGAGGTTGTGATGGACTCTTTGCCTAAGGGGCAGCCATGA
- a CDS encoding FHA domain-containing protein has product MSVARWWPGEVKVAVSGTGALAFDGAREILDPLWQQLDAGASLSDLLRQLVMAYDGSVLALPDFLLVVSHESGWRAVARGRFRLLDASGAVLLYAPNPVAWEEVQVPAGTDLVFDLAGPTIQETGWPLRAGVVPAGRLSLDAASKAESALECEVEFAAPETSAPTPATSANVLGSPVVSAPEPTPVPGTTPVFDAAEEPQPLGKEMASSATLGPEHLDLIGVDDAAPPETPAEEFSAYAHHYGDHTIAVNVAEAAIHHRDTEAGIVTAVPKPGQPAPPVSISVAAAAQSPVPGTPPVTVLSEAFQPAVEAALSADPVAGDEADWLHDGHTVAAAKLRRSRPGAHVAEPTPQAGTVDTQGTVLAVLCPAEHPNTVTALRCRVCGMPVSGSSVWVPRPVLGRLRTSSQEEVMLSSDVIIGRAPQATPRPGEAMPQLLAVACPDKAISKTHCAVRVDGWELLVEDLGSTNGTFLLRRGEAPRRVTRGTPEPLLLGDVLDLADSVTVTVEALDA; this is encoded by the coding sequence ATGAGTGTTGCACGCTGGTGGCCCGGTGAGGTCAAGGTCGCTGTCAGCGGCACCGGGGCCCTAGCGTTTGACGGCGCCCGCGAGATCCTGGACCCACTGTGGCAGCAGCTAGACGCCGGAGCTAGCCTGTCTGACCTGCTGCGCCAGCTGGTGATGGCTTATGACGGCTCGGTACTGGCCCTGCCGGACTTCCTGCTGGTGGTTTCCCACGAGTCCGGGTGGCGGGCGGTGGCCCGGGGTCGGTTCCGGTTGCTGGACGCTAGCGGCGCTGTACTGCTGTACGCGCCTAACCCGGTGGCTTGGGAGGAGGTACAGGTGCCTGCAGGCACAGATCTAGTCTTTGACCTGGCGGGCCCCACGATCCAAGAGACGGGGTGGCCGCTGCGGGCAGGCGTGGTCCCGGCTGGGCGTCTCAGTCTGGATGCCGCAAGCAAGGCTGAATCTGCCCTGGAGTGCGAAGTAGAGTTTGCAGCACCTGAGACGTCAGCGCCCACACCTGCTACCAGTGCAAATGTGCTGGGGTCCCCCGTTGTATCGGCCCCAGAGCCGACTCCAGTCCCAGGCACCACGCCGGTGTTCGACGCCGCCGAGGAGCCGCAGCCGCTGGGGAAGGAAATGGCCTCTTCGGCGACCTTGGGTCCTGAGCACCTGGACCTCATTGGTGTCGACGATGCTGCCCCGCCAGAGACACCAGCAGAGGAGTTCAGTGCCTACGCCCACCACTACGGTGACCATACCATCGCTGTGAACGTCGCTGAGGCGGCGATACATCACCGAGACACTGAAGCTGGCATTGTCACTGCAGTGCCCAAGCCCGGCCAACCTGCTCCGCCTGTCAGCATCTCTGTGGCAGCAGCCGCACAGTCCCCGGTGCCGGGCACTCCACCGGTCACGGTGCTTTCCGAGGCGTTTCAGCCCGCCGTCGAAGCAGCTTTGTCAGCGGACCCAGTTGCAGGGGATGAGGCCGACTGGCTGCACGACGGGCATACTGTGGCAGCCGCCAAACTACGGCGTTCCCGCCCGGGTGCCCACGTCGCTGAGCCGACCCCACAGGCTGGCACCGTGGACACTCAAGGAACCGTGCTAGCGGTCCTGTGTCCAGCAGAGCATCCCAACACAGTCACTGCCTTGCGCTGCCGGGTCTGCGGCATGCCCGTAAGTGGCTCCAGTGTGTGGGTCCCTCGGCCGGTGCTGGGGCGTCTGCGCACCTCCTCCCAAGAGGAGGTGATGCTTAGCTCCGACGTCATCATTGGGCGCGCTCCGCAGGCGACGCCAAGGCCCGGCGAGGCTATGCCCCAGTTGCTCGCAGTGGCATGCCCCGACAAAGCCATCTCTAAGACTCACTGCGCGGTGCGTGTCGACGGCTGGGAGCTGCTCGTTGAGGATCTCGGCTCCACCAACGGGACCTTCCTGCTGCGCCGGGGTGAGGCCCCCCGGCGCGTCACCCGAGGTACCCCGGAACCCCTGCTGCTTGGGGATGTGCTGGACCTGGCGGACTCAGTGACCGTCACGGTGGAGGCTCTCGATGCTTGA